One part of the Parambassis ranga chromosome 8, fParRan2.1, whole genome shotgun sequence genome encodes these proteins:
- the gtpbp1 gene encoding GTP-binding protein 1 isoform X1 — translation MASIAAAQEPAISPGSAALADALVPASIFAPDRGGCGDDAGDECFEDADSMNGEPEDRAIDFTSKLALVSPNGEQYDSLLRQLRDRMEEGCGETIYVVGMGSDGGDWGLDEKDMEASVATVCSMCEQLDADLIPLRERNEAAGLVRDYLIRRRVGELDFLEVRVAVVGNVDAGKSTLLGVLTHGELDNGRGFARQKLFRHKHEMESGRTSSVGNDILGFDQEGQVVNKPDSHGGSLDWTKICEKSSKVITFIDLAGHEKYLKTTVFGMTGHLPDFCMLMVGSNAGIVGMTKEHLGLALALNVPVFVVVTKIDMCPANILQETLKLLQRLLKSPGCRKIPVLVQNKDDVIVTASNFSSERMCPIFQISNVTGENMDLLKMFLNLLSSRTSYRDDQPAEFQIDDTYSVPGVGTVVSGTTLRGLIRLNDTMLLGPDPLGSFISIAVKSIHRKRMPVKEVRGGQTASFALKKIKRSSIRKGMVMVSPRLSPQATWEFEAEILVLHHPTTISPRYQAMVHCGSIRQTATILSMNRDCLRTGDKASVHFRFIKTPEYLHCDQRLVFREGRTKAVGTITKLLQSTNNMPSNSKPPQIKMQSTKKAPLRKEDGTVVGGDDAATIAQPPKSGGGGRRRGGQRHKGKGQNSTTHTATAAVAGAAAAPSTAGIGSC, via the exons ATGGCATCGATAGCAGCGGCGCAGGAGCCTGCCATCAGCCCGGGCTCCGCGGCGCTGGCTGACGCTTTAGTCCCTGCCAGCATATTTGCTCCGGACCGGGGAGGATGCGGGGATGACGCCGGGGACGAGTGCTTCGAAGACGCGGATTCGATGAATGGCGAGCCCGAGGATCGTGCGATTGACTTCACTAGCAAG CTGGCCCTTGTTAGCCCAAATGGAGAGCAGTACGACTCGTTGCTGCGGCAGCTCCGGGACAGGATGGAGGAGGGCTGTGGAGAGACCATCTATGTGGTGGGGATGGGCTCAG ATGGCGGTGACTGGGGTCTGGATGAGAAAGATATGGAGGCCTCAGTAGCCACAGTGTGCTCTATGTGTGAGCAGCTGGACGCTGACCTCATACCTCTGCGAGAGCGCAACGAGGCCGCCGGGCTGGTTCGTGACTATCTCATCAGGAGACGAGTGGGTGAGCTGGACTTTCTGGAAGTCAG GGTTGCAGTGGTGGGGAACGTGGATGCCGGTAAGAGCACTCTGCTGGGAGTGTTGACACACGGCGAGTTGGATAACGGCAGAGGCTTCGCTCGCCAGAAACTTTTCAGGCACAAGCACGAGATGGAGAGCGGCAGGACCAGCAGCGTGGGCAACGACATCCTGGGGTTTGACCAGGAGGGACAA gtggtGAACAAACCTGACAGTCATGGAGGAAGCCTGGACTGGACCAAAATCTGTGAGAAGTCATCCAAAGTCATCACCTTCATCGATTTGGCTGGTCACGAGAAATACCTTAAGACAACTGTGTTTGGGATGACCGGACACCTCCCTGACTTCTGCATGCTCATG GTGGGCAGTAACGCTGGCATTGTCGGGATGACCAAAGAGCACCTGGGCCTGGCTTTAGCTCTGAATGTGCCAGTGTTTGTTGTGGTAACCAAGATAGATATGTGTCCAGCTAACATCCTGCAAG AGaccctgaagctgctgcagaggttACTGAAGTCTCCAGGCTGTAGGAAGATCCCCGTCCTGGTACAGAATAAGGACGACGTCATAGTCACAGCTTCAAACTTCAGCTCAGAGAG GATGTGCCCCATCTTCCAGATCTCCAATGTGACTGGAGAGAACATGGACCTGCTCAAGATGTTCCTCAACCTGCTCTCCTCCAGGACGTCATACCGAGACGATCAGCCTGCTGAGTTTCAGATAGATGACACCTACTCTGTGCCG ggAGTGGGAACTGTAGTGTCAGGAACTACTTTACGTGGACTAATACGTCTAAATGACACCATGCTGCTCGGCCCGGATCCTCTCGGCAGCTTCATCTCCATTGCCGTCAAATCGATCCACCGAAAGAGGATGCCTGTAAAGGAGGTTAGAGGAGGCCAGACCGCCTCGTTTGCTCTGAAAAAG ATCAAGCGTTCATCGATAAGGAAAGGCATGGTGATGGTGTCTCCAAGGTTAAGCCCACAGGCAACATGGGAGTTTGAGGCTGAGATCCTGGTTCTGCATCATCCTACAACGATATCACCCAGATACCAGGCCATGG TCCACTGTGGCAGCATACGGCAGACAGCCACCATCCTGTCTATGAACAGAGACTGCCTACGCACAGGGGACAAAGCGTCGGTCCACTTCCGCTTCATCAAGACCCCCGAGTACCTGCACTGTGACCAGAGGCTGGTGTTCAGGGAGGGACGCACAAAGGCTGTGGGGACCATCACTAAG CTGTTGCAGTCTACCAATAACATGCCCTCCAACTCCAAACCTCCACAAATCAAAATGCAGTCCACGAAAAAAGCGCCGCTCCGCAAAGAGGATGGCACCGTGGTGGGTGGTGACGATGCAGCAACGATAGCACAGCCG CCGAAGTCAGGAGGTGGTGGGAGGAGAAGAGGCGGCCAGAGGCACAAAGGAAAAGGCCAGAACAGCACCACCCACACAGCGACGGCAGCAGTGgcgggagcagcagcagcgccctCCACAGCAGGTATAGGAAGCTGCTGA
- the gtpbp1 gene encoding GTP-binding protein 1 isoform X2 — protein sequence MASIAAAQEPAISPGSAALADALVPASIFAPDRGGCGDDAGDECFEDADSMNGEPEDRAIDFTSKLALVSPNGEQYDSLLRQLRDRMEEGCGETIYVVGMGSDGGDWGLDEKDMEASVATVCSMCEQLDADLIPLRERNEAAGLVRDYLIRRRVGELDFLEVRVAVVGNVDAGKSTLLGVLTHGELDNGRGFARQKLFRHKHEMESGRTSSVGNDILGFDQEGQVVNKPDSHGGSLDWTKICEKSSKVITFIDLAGHEKYLKTTVFGMTGHLPDFCMLMVGSNAGIVGMTKEHLGLALALNVPVFVVVTKIDMCPANILQETLKLLQRLLKSPGCRKIPVLVQNKDDVIVTASNFSSERMCPIFQISNVTGENMDLLKMFLNLLSSRTSYRDDQPAEFQIDDTYSVPGVGTVVSGTTLRGLIRLNDTMLLGPDPLGSFISIAVKSIHRKRMPVKEVRGGQTASFALKKIKRSSIRKGMVMVSPRLSPQATWEFEAEILVLHHPTTISPRYQAMVHCGSIRQTATILSMNRDCLRTGDKASVHFRFIKTPEYLHCDQRLVFREGRTKAVGTITKLLQSTNNMPSNSKPPQIKMQSTKKAPLRKEDGTVVGGDDAATIAQPGEGDDDPQIKEGNKENKVTCV from the exons ATGGCATCGATAGCAGCGGCGCAGGAGCCTGCCATCAGCCCGGGCTCCGCGGCGCTGGCTGACGCTTTAGTCCCTGCCAGCATATTTGCTCCGGACCGGGGAGGATGCGGGGATGACGCCGGGGACGAGTGCTTCGAAGACGCGGATTCGATGAATGGCGAGCCCGAGGATCGTGCGATTGACTTCACTAGCAAG CTGGCCCTTGTTAGCCCAAATGGAGAGCAGTACGACTCGTTGCTGCGGCAGCTCCGGGACAGGATGGAGGAGGGCTGTGGAGAGACCATCTATGTGGTGGGGATGGGCTCAG ATGGCGGTGACTGGGGTCTGGATGAGAAAGATATGGAGGCCTCAGTAGCCACAGTGTGCTCTATGTGTGAGCAGCTGGACGCTGACCTCATACCTCTGCGAGAGCGCAACGAGGCCGCCGGGCTGGTTCGTGACTATCTCATCAGGAGACGAGTGGGTGAGCTGGACTTTCTGGAAGTCAG GGTTGCAGTGGTGGGGAACGTGGATGCCGGTAAGAGCACTCTGCTGGGAGTGTTGACACACGGCGAGTTGGATAACGGCAGAGGCTTCGCTCGCCAGAAACTTTTCAGGCACAAGCACGAGATGGAGAGCGGCAGGACCAGCAGCGTGGGCAACGACATCCTGGGGTTTGACCAGGAGGGACAA gtggtGAACAAACCTGACAGTCATGGAGGAAGCCTGGACTGGACCAAAATCTGTGAGAAGTCATCCAAAGTCATCACCTTCATCGATTTGGCTGGTCACGAGAAATACCTTAAGACAACTGTGTTTGGGATGACCGGACACCTCCCTGACTTCTGCATGCTCATG GTGGGCAGTAACGCTGGCATTGTCGGGATGACCAAAGAGCACCTGGGCCTGGCTTTAGCTCTGAATGTGCCAGTGTTTGTTGTGGTAACCAAGATAGATATGTGTCCAGCTAACATCCTGCAAG AGaccctgaagctgctgcagaggttACTGAAGTCTCCAGGCTGTAGGAAGATCCCCGTCCTGGTACAGAATAAGGACGACGTCATAGTCACAGCTTCAAACTTCAGCTCAGAGAG GATGTGCCCCATCTTCCAGATCTCCAATGTGACTGGAGAGAACATGGACCTGCTCAAGATGTTCCTCAACCTGCTCTCCTCCAGGACGTCATACCGAGACGATCAGCCTGCTGAGTTTCAGATAGATGACACCTACTCTGTGCCG ggAGTGGGAACTGTAGTGTCAGGAACTACTTTACGTGGACTAATACGTCTAAATGACACCATGCTGCTCGGCCCGGATCCTCTCGGCAGCTTCATCTCCATTGCCGTCAAATCGATCCACCGAAAGAGGATGCCTGTAAAGGAGGTTAGAGGAGGCCAGACCGCCTCGTTTGCTCTGAAAAAG ATCAAGCGTTCATCGATAAGGAAAGGCATGGTGATGGTGTCTCCAAGGTTAAGCCCACAGGCAACATGGGAGTTTGAGGCTGAGATCCTGGTTCTGCATCATCCTACAACGATATCACCCAGATACCAGGCCATGG TCCACTGTGGCAGCATACGGCAGACAGCCACCATCCTGTCTATGAACAGAGACTGCCTACGCACAGGGGACAAAGCGTCGGTCCACTTCCGCTTCATCAAGACCCCCGAGTACCTGCACTGTGACCAGAGGCTGGTGTTCAGGGAGGGACGCACAAAGGCTGTGGGGACCATCACTAAG CTGTTGCAGTCTACCAATAACATGCCCTCCAACTCCAAACCTCCACAAATCAAAATGCAGTCCACGAAAAAAGCGCCGCTCCGCAAAGAGGATGGCACCGTGGTGGGTGGTGACGATGCAGCAACGATAGCACAGCCG GGAGAGGGAGATGATGACCCTCAAATTAAAGAGGGCAACAAAGAGAACAAGGTAACATGTGTTTGA